A single Bacillus sp. HMF5848 DNA region contains:
- a CDS encoding long-chain fatty acid--CoA ligase: MGYEQKPWLKLYDRRIPHNVSIEETNLFELLAKAARKYGENPALSFFGKSWSFFETKHIAETLASSLHNSGFKKGDRFAIMLPNSPHYIFSLFAAFRIGGIVVQVNPMYVQREIEYVLKDSGAEYMIVLDAFYEKVKQVQPNTSLKKIIVVSFTGTKHELADGDVYFDELLFMKQQSPLPEVEIDREEDIAVLQYTGGTTGVSKGVMLTHNNLLSNVIQVCDFSYLAWDDKPENFNMMSVLPMFHVFGLSCNALAGIREGCNQLILPRFDVREVMEIVKREKPLQMSAVPTMYIALNSQPDLEDYGFDHIHFVSSGGAALPVEQIKIFERKTGNRLVDGYGLSESSPSAIFNPPFLERKLGSIGIPIPGTECRIVKDTLEGVVDVPVGEAGELIIRGPQVMKGYWNRPEETKLVLEDGWLFTGDIARMDEDGYFYILDRKKDVIIASGYNVYPREIEEVLYQHEAIEEALVIGISNEYRGESVKAFVKLRIGFESTAEDIIQFAKQYLAPFKVPEVVEVKDELPKSSVGKLLRRALRDLEQEKLNV, encoded by the coding sequence ATGGGTTATGAGCAAAAGCCTTGGTTAAAATTATACGACCGTAGAATCCCGCATAATGTTTCTATTGAAGAGACAAATCTTTTTGAGTTGTTAGCAAAAGCCGCCAGAAAATATGGTGAAAATCCAGCATTAAGTTTTTTTGGAAAGTCGTGGAGTTTTTTTGAAACGAAGCATATCGCTGAAACACTGGCATCTTCGCTACATAATAGTGGATTTAAAAAAGGAGATCGCTTCGCTATTATGTTACCAAACTCACCTCACTATATTTTTTCATTATTTGCTGCCTTTCGTATTGGTGGAATAGTAGTGCAAGTGAATCCTATGTATGTGCAACGTGAGATAGAGTATGTTTTAAAAGACTCTGGTGCGGAATACATGATTGTACTAGATGCCTTTTATGAAAAGGTTAAGCAAGTACAGCCTAATACGTCACTTAAGAAAATTATAGTAGTTAGCTTTACCGGCACTAAGCATGAGCTAGCAGACGGTGATGTGTACTTTGATGAACTATTATTTATGAAGCAACAATCCCCTCTACCTGAAGTTGAGATAGATAGGGAAGAAGATATTGCTGTTTTACAATACACGGGTGGTACAACTGGTGTATCAAAAGGTGTAATGCTTACACATAATAATTTACTATCAAATGTTATTCAGGTTTGTGATTTTAGTTACCTTGCATGGGACGATAAACCTGAAAACTTTAATATGATGAGTGTTTTGCCAATGTTCCATGTGTTTGGTCTATCATGTAACGCTTTAGCCGGTATTCGTGAAGGCTGTAATCAGTTAATTTTACCTAGATTTGATGTACGTGAAGTGATGGAAATTGTAAAAAGAGAGAAACCGCTGCAAATGTCAGCTGTACCAACGATGTATATCGCGCTTAATAGTCAGCCGGATTTAGAGGATTATGGCTTTGACCATATCCATTTCGTAAGTAGTGGAGGAGCTGCATTACCAGTTGAACAAATTAAAATTTTCGAAAGAAAAACTGGTAATAGATTAGTTGATGGATATGGATTATCAGAATCTTCACCATCTGCTATATTCAATCCACCATTTTTAGAAAGAAAATTAGGTAGTATAGGTATACCAATTCCTGGTACAGAATGTCGTATAGTGAAGGATACACTTGAAGGTGTAGTCGATGTTCCAGTAGGTGAAGCAGGTGAGTTAATAATTCGTGGTCCTCAAGTAATGAAGGGGTATTGGAATCGTCCAGAAGAAACAAAACTAGTTTTAGAGGATGGTTGGTTATTTACGGGTGATATTGCGAGAATGGATGAAGATGGATACTTCTATATACTAGATCGTAAAAAAGATGTCATTATTGCAAGCGGATACAATGTATATCCTCGCGAAATAGAGGAAGTTCTATATCAACATGAGGCTATTGAAGAGGCACTTGTTATCGGTATTTCAAATGAGTATCGTGGTGAGTCCGTCAAGGCCTTTGTAAAATTACGAATAGGGTTTGAATCAACAGCAGAGGATATAATTCAATTTGCTAAGCAATATCTTGCTCCTTTTAAAGTTCCTGAGGTGGTAGAAGTGAAGGATGAATTACCAAAGTCATCAGTCGGAAAGCTTTTACGTCGTGCTCTGCGAGATTTAGAGCAAGAAAAACTAAATGTATAA
- the glpK gene encoding glycerol kinase GlpK — translation MEKYILSLDQGTTSSRAILFNKKGEIVHVAQKEFTQIFPKPGWVEHNANEIWGSVLAVIASCLSEADVKPDQVSAIGITNQRETTVVWDKITQKPIYNAIVWQSRQTADICEELKAQGHDELFRKKTGLLIDAYFSGTKVKWILDNVEGAREKAEQGNLMFGTIDTWLIWKLSGGKAHVTDYSNASRTLMYNIYELKWDDELLNILTVPKSMLPDVRPSSEIYAHTAGYHFFGQNVPIAGAAGDQMAALFGQACYETGMAKSTYGTGCFTLLNTGEKAVPSEHGLLTTIAWGIDGKVEYALEGSIFVAGSAIQWLRDGLRMIKDAKDSEQYADRVESTDGVYVVPAFVGLGTPYWDSDVRGAVFGLTRGTSKEHFIRATLESLVYQAKDVLTAMEADSGIALKTLRVDGGSVKNNFLMQFQSDILGVPVERPSISETTALGAAYLAGLAVGYWKDKEEISQQWNMERCFEPNMGTEEKAKLYNGWKKAVQAAMAFK, via the coding sequence ATGGAAAAGTATATCTTATCACTTGACCAGGGGACAACAAGCTCAAGAGCAATTCTTTTTAACAAAAAAGGGGAAATTGTTCATGTTGCACAGAAGGAGTTTACACAAATATTTCCGAAGCCAGGCTGGGTGGAGCATAACGCAAATGAAATTTGGGGTTCTGTACTGGCGGTAATAGCGTCTTGCTTATCAGAAGCAGATGTGAAGCCAGATCAAGTATCAGCCATTGGTATTACAAATCAACGGGAAACAACAGTTGTATGGGATAAAATTACACAAAAACCAATTTATAATGCCATAGTATGGCAGTCACGTCAAACTGCGGACATATGTGAAGAGCTAAAAGCTCAAGGTCACGATGAGCTCTTCCGTAAGAAAACAGGCTTATTAATTGACGCGTACTTCTCAGGTACAAAGGTAAAATGGATTTTAGATAATGTTGAAGGTGCAAGAGAAAAGGCTGAACAAGGTAACCTAATGTTTGGTACCATTGATACATGGTTGATCTGGAAGTTGTCTGGTGGGAAAGCTCATGTGACTGACTATTCAAACGCATCTCGCACATTAATGTATAACATATATGAATTAAAGTGGGATGATGAACTGTTAAATATACTAACAGTGCCAAAATCTATGTTACCAGACGTTCGCCCATCTTCAGAAATATACGCCCACACAGCTGGCTATCATTTCTTCGGTCAAAATGTACCGATCGCGGGAGCAGCAGGTGACCAAATGGCGGCTTTGTTCGGGCAAGCATGCTATGAAACAGGCATGGCTAAAAGTACATATGGAACGGGTTGTTTCACGTTGCTGAATACAGGTGAAAAAGCAGTTCCATCTGAGCATGGATTACTAACAACTATTGCATGGGGAATTGATGGCAAAGTAGAATACGCACTTGAGGGTAGTATATTTGTCGCTGGCTCTGCAATTCAATGGTTGCGTGACGGTTTACGTATGATTAAGGACGCAAAGGATAGTGAGCAATATGCTGACAGAGTAGAATCAACAGACGGAGTATATGTTGTACCGGCTTTTGTTGGATTAGGTACACCGTATTGGGATAGTGATGTTCGGGGGGCTGTTTTCGGCTTAACAAGAGGAACATCGAAGGAGCACTTTATTCGTGCGACATTAGAATCATTAGTGTATCAAGCGAAAGATGTGTTAACAGCAATGGAAGCTGACTCAGGTATTGCTTTAAAGACACTTCGTGTTGATGGAGGATCTGTGAAAAATAATTTCCTTATGCAGTTCCAAAGTGATATTCTAGGTGTACCTGTGGAGCGTCCAAGCATTAGTGAAACAACGGCACTAGGTGCAGCGTACTTAGCTGGTTTAGCAGTTGGATATTGGAAGGATAAAGAGGAAATTTCTCAGCAGTGGAATATGGAACGGTGCTTTGAGCCAAATATGGGTACAGAAGAAAAAGCTAAGCTATATAACGGATGGAAAAAAGCAGTCCAAGCAGCTATGGCTTTTAAATAA
- a CDS encoding alpha/beta fold hydrolase, translating to MPTTTNNGTEIYYEVHGEGEPLLLIMGLSHNALSWNRTWPALAEKYQVILFDNRGTGRSAKPQSSYSIELMADDAKAVLDAVEVDKVHVYGISMGGMIAQKLAINYPDRVQSLILGCTTAGGATHIQPSPDVSMLMISRASVPSTPEEIAWAVVPILYSETFIENNHSDIAEDIKTRIEIPTPVHGYMLQLQACLAHDTSTDLEKITVPTLVIHGDADKLVPYENGVTLASRIKNAELFTVPGAGHIYVTEAADIVNNKVLQFLQNQ from the coding sequence ATGCCTACAACTACAAACAACGGAACTGAGATTTATTATGAAGTACACGGCGAAGGAGAGCCCCTACTTCTTATCATGGGTTTATCACACAATGCACTCTCCTGGAATAGAACTTGGCCCGCTCTTGCTGAAAAGTATCAAGTAATCCTATTTGATAATAGAGGCACTGGGCGAAGTGCTAAACCACAATCCTCGTATTCTATTGAACTAATGGCAGATGACGCTAAAGCAGTTCTCGATGCAGTCGAAGTTGATAAGGTTCACGTCTATGGCATATCAATGGGCGGGATGATTGCACAAAAGCTAGCAATCAATTATCCTGACCGCGTACAATCTCTCATCCTTGGCTGTACGACAGCAGGTGGTGCCACTCACATACAACCAAGCCCAGATGTATCCATGTTAATGATTTCAAGAGCATCCGTCCCTTCTACACCTGAGGAAATAGCTTGGGCCGTTGTTCCTATCCTCTACAGTGAAACCTTCATCGAGAATAACCATTCAGACATAGCCGAAGATATAAAAACAAGAATTGAGATCCCGACGCCTGTTCACGGTTACATGCTCCAACTTCAGGCTTGCTTAGCTCATGATACGTCTACTGATCTTGAAAAAATAACTGTTCCCACACTCGTTATTCATGGAGATGCAGACAAGCTCGTACCTTATGAAAATGGTGTCACTCTAGCTTCACGAATCAAGAATGCTGAGTTATTTACAGTACCAGGTGCTGGTCACATTTATGTGACAGAAGCTGCGGATATTGTAAACAACAAAGTGTTACAATTTTTGCAAAATCAATAA
- a CDS encoding alpha/beta hydrolase, which translates to MQEPVFLRQSVTSTPSLYKYLNRFIGTINVIVFIASIVYFLNPSTHAGWNVLGGIYIVLLLSNGLLIYLKPYTTTFMLWYPFLLAISMLTMGILNYSISNSYEAKPLMQMVVYIAFLLPLFVASISTFLEERYFEPHKLFKIILIVMVGFVYLLGFYFSSIIVVPYEHGVIEAIVTSFSLLFGFVFFAATILISKLIDNRKLLFIAGGIGLIITSIHFLPFLSTQSTIVNLDKQFKEAFQEPTNNKSFLRHPFSIPAYFVGMPQQDIQIEKDVIFYEDDDITLRFDVFMPKESQTTKHPVLVRIHGGAWKSGDKGADNVMQMNKYFADQGYVVYDIQYGLSTLTTYDLGIDTPMHLIGPFTMDDMLSHIGIFTNYLAEHANEYKADLDSVFFSGGSAGGQLATATALAIENGSYNDIFSDTITVKGLIPFYPANKSARAINITGRDEFLEPENLIRESSPPTLIYQGKNDSLVDWETAQSFKDKSMEKGNKHVAIGYMPFAGHASDYYFPGFYNQVFLYYMERFMWMYK; encoded by the coding sequence ATGCAGGAGCCTGTTTTTCTTCGACAGAGTGTCACCTCTACACCCTCTCTATATAAATACTTAAATAGGTTTATTGGCACTATAAATGTAATTGTATTCATTGCTAGTATCGTCTATTTTTTGAATCCGAGTACTCACGCTGGTTGGAATGTACTTGGAGGTATATACATTGTATTGCTATTAAGTAATGGGCTTTTAATTTATTTAAAACCGTATACAACAACATTTATGCTTTGGTACCCGTTTTTACTAGCAATCTCTATGTTAACTATGGGCATACTAAACTACTCAATATCGAATTCATATGAAGCAAAGCCTTTAATGCAGATGGTTGTATATATAGCTTTTTTATTACCACTTTTCGTGGCAAGCATATCCACTTTTCTTGAAGAAAGATATTTCGAACCTCATAAGCTGTTTAAAATAATATTAATAGTTATGGTAGGGTTTGTTTATTTGTTAGGTTTTTATTTCTCATCTATAATAGTTGTGCCTTACGAGCATGGGGTAATAGAAGCAATAGTCACGTCGTTTTCGCTATTGTTTGGATTTGTATTTTTTGCTGCTACCATACTAATTAGTAAATTAATAGATAACAGAAAACTACTTTTTATTGCTGGTGGTATAGGGCTTATTATTACATCAATTCATTTCTTACCGTTTTTATCTACACAAAGTACAATTGTTAATTTAGACAAGCAATTTAAAGAAGCGTTTCAAGAACCGACGAATAATAAAAGTTTTTTACGGCACCCATTCTCCATTCCGGCCTATTTTGTTGGAATGCCACAACAAGATATTCAAATCGAGAAGGATGTAATTTTTTACGAAGATGATGACATTACATTGCGCTTTGATGTATTTATGCCTAAAGAGAGCCAAACCACAAAGCACCCTGTTTTAGTTCGTATACATGGAGGAGCCTGGAAGTCAGGCGATAAAGGTGCTGACAATGTGATGCAAATGAACAAGTATTTTGCAGACCAAGGCTATGTTGTTTATGATATACAATATGGGTTATCCACCTTAACAACGTACGATCTAGGTATTGATACACCAATGCACTTAATAGGACCATTTACAATGGATGATATGCTTTCACATATTGGTATATTTACAAACTATTTAGCTGAGCATGCAAATGAGTACAAAGCAGACTTAGATTCTGTCTTTTTCTCTGGTGGATCAGCAGGTGGACAATTAGCAACAGCTACAGCCCTCGCAATAGAGAATGGTAGTTACAATGATATATTTAGTGATACCATTACGGTTAAAGGGTTAATCCCATTTTATCCAGCCAACAAAAGTGCGAGAGCTATTAATATTACCGGACGAGACGAGTTTCTTGAGCCAGAAAATTTGATAAGAGAAAGTAGTCCCCCAACTCTTATATATCAAGGAAAGAATGATAGTCTTGTAGACTGGGAAACGGCACAATCCTTTAAAGATAAGAGCATGGAGAAAGGAAACAAGCACGTGGCAATAGGCTATATGCCTTTTGCAGGACATGCTAGTGATTATTATTTCCCTGGATTTTATAATCAAGTTTTTCTTTACTATATGGAACGGTTTATGTGGATGTATAAATAA
- the glpA gene encoding anaerobic glycerol-3-phosphate dehydrogenase subunit GlpA yields MREKIQTQAVVIGGGITGAGVLRDLAVRGINGVLVEQRDLSHGTSSRNHGLLHSGARYAVRDEEAAIESYTENLIIKKTIPGSVEQTGGLFVKVPEDDDAYVQKWLASCAKVGIPVEEVSIDQALRDEPFLSKQIQAVYRVPDGAVDSFTIVIDVVADAVRRGAQLLTYHKVTELLKSGRDVIGVVVCNAYTGEEIEIYCDMVINAAGPWGAQVASLADISLNIINNKGMLTIFNTRFNRQVINRLRLPGDADIFVPGHDVTIFGTTGINVNDPNDFSLSREELAYMLKEGQALIPNINELRMIRAFSGSRPLFQESMSSDSSGRNVTRGMALLDHKQRDGVEGFITITGGKLTTFRYMAEKTVDLVCEKLSVSVPCTTHEEVVPHREVKEAFKDINMAPAAKKKLLHWAGTRVKKIEETMKQQETDHTVVCECEQVTWAEIESTFPKGGHFNLGDIRRRTRLGMGPCQGTFCKHRATAMAVEKGIATIDEANVTLQNAIQERRKGMKVVATGETAKQLQLMETIYKVALGLDVGEEETYYV; encoded by the coding sequence ATGAGAGAGAAGATCCAGACGCAAGCTGTTGTAATTGGCGGTGGTATTACCGGAGCAGGTGTGTTGCGTGATTTAGCTGTGCGAGGTATTAATGGTGTGTTAGTGGAACAACGCGACCTTAGTCATGGAACATCCTCACGTAACCATGGGCTTCTCCATTCAGGTGCGCGTTATGCAGTTCGTGATGAGGAAGCGGCGATAGAAAGTTATACTGAAAATTTAATTATTAAGAAAACAATACCAGGCTCTGTTGAGCAAACAGGTGGTTTATTTGTTAAAGTTCCAGAAGATGATGATGCGTATGTTCAGAAATGGCTAGCATCTTGTGCCAAGGTAGGTATTCCAGTAGAGGAGGTATCTATTGACCAAGCTTTAAGAGATGAACCATTTTTGAGTAAACAAATACAAGCTGTGTATCGTGTACCGGATGGAGCTGTTGACAGTTTTACAATTGTAATCGATGTAGTGGCAGATGCTGTTCGCCGAGGCGCTCAGTTACTCACTTATCACAAAGTAACCGAATTATTAAAATCAGGGCGTGACGTGATCGGGGTAGTCGTTTGCAACGCGTATACAGGGGAAGAGATTGAGATCTACTGCGATATGGTTATAAATGCTGCAGGACCTTGGGGAGCACAAGTAGCTAGTTTAGCAGATATTTCTCTTAACATTATAAATAATAAAGGCATGTTGACTATATTTAATACTCGCTTTAATCGCCAGGTTATTAACCGTTTACGCCTCCCTGGGGATGCAGACATCTTTGTTCCCGGACATGATGTAACGATATTTGGAACAACTGGCATTAATGTGAATGATCCTAATGACTTTTCCTTAAGTCGTGAAGAGCTTGCTTATATGTTAAAAGAAGGGCAAGCGTTAATTCCTAATATTAATGAACTTAGGATGATACGGGCATTCAGCGGTAGCAGGCCTCTGTTTCAAGAGAGCATGTCGTCTGACAGTAGTGGTCGAAATGTAACGCGAGGAATGGCTTTGTTAGATCATAAGCAGCGTGATGGAGTAGAGGGGTTTATAACGATAACAGGTGGTAAGCTTACAACGTTCCGGTATATGGCGGAAAAAACAGTAGATTTAGTGTGTGAAAAACTGTCTGTTTCAGTGCCTTGCACGACACATGAAGAAGTAGTACCACATAGAGAAGTGAAAGAAGCTTTTAAAGACATCAATATGGCTCCAGCTGCTAAGAAAAAATTGTTGCATTGGGCTGGTACAAGAGTGAAGAAAATTGAAGAGACAATGAAACAACAAGAAACAGATCACACTGTTGTTTGTGAATGTGAGCAAGTAACATGGGCTGAAATTGAGTCTACGTTCCCTAAAGGTGGACACTTTAATTTAGGTGATATTCGCAGACGCACTCGATTAGGTATGGGACCGTGTCAAGGGACATTTTGTAAGCACCGAGCCACAGCCATGGCCGTAGAAAAAGGCATAGCAACAATAGACGAAGCAAATGTTACTTTGCAAAATGCTATTCAAGAACGTAGAAAAGGAATGAAAGTTGTTGCAACAGGAGAAACGGCAAAACAACTGCAGCTTATGGAAACTATATATAAAGTTGCTTTAGGATTAGATGTCGGTGAGGAGGAGACATACTATGTATAA
- a CDS encoding FAD-binding protein: protein MYNLIVIGQGLSGLLAAIWAKEHNQNVALVSSGVGKLMQATGVMEVMPAIKDYISVFNGNRDNAIEAFKVLTDRLEYPYQGSLHELVPIVTGSGRVKHTNLYPNTIAPIIDKGHVVVVGFQEIIDFQPKYIKENLLKDLPGLVVDTISVSLGHQSQRTMTQLDAARLLDKPDVRQHVLNQIKEKTDDTTDMYIFPACLGVDMWSTVLADMRKQLHATITEAPGMPPNATAVRLFNVLKKEAVRLGIRFYKNSQVVGHIMENDTLQKITINNVNSQISLKAEKFIIATGGILGGGLEKTVSGIQDTVLGLPINELGQFKQCPDNVYPVGASCGIQVTQYGITGGVFSILSSYESVVSIERARKGELQNA, encoded by the coding sequence ATGTATAATCTTATTGTAATAGGTCAAGGGCTATCTGGCTTATTAGCCGCCATTTGGGCAAAAGAGCATAATCAAAACGTTGCTCTCGTATCATCTGGTGTAGGAAAGCTTATGCAAGCGACGGGCGTAATGGAAGTCATGCCTGCGATAAAAGACTATATAAGTGTGTTTAATGGAAACCGAGACAATGCTATTGAAGCTTTTAAAGTATTAACTGATAGATTAGAATATCCCTATCAAGGAAGTTTGCATGAGCTTGTCCCAATTGTTACTGGATCAGGACGTGTGAAGCATACTAATTTATATCCTAATACTATTGCTCCGATTATAGATAAAGGTCATGTCGTTGTTGTTGGGTTTCAAGAAATCATAGATTTCCAGCCTAAATATATTAAAGAGAATTTATTGAAAGATCTTCCGGGTTTAGTGGTAGATACAATTTCCGTTTCGCTTGGGCATCAATCGCAACGAACAATGACACAGCTTGATGCTGCAAGATTGCTTGATAAACCAGACGTACGCCAACATGTTTTGAATCAAATTAAAGAGAAAACCGATGACACAACGGATATGTATATTTTTCCTGCTTGTCTGGGCGTAGATATGTGGTCAACAGTATTAGCCGATATGCGAAAACAACTACATGCCACTATAACAGAAGCACCAGGTATGCCACCGAATGCTACCGCAGTGCGCCTCTTTAATGTGTTAAAAAAAGAAGCTGTTAGACTAGGTATTAGATTCTATAAGAACTCTCAAGTCGTGGGGCATATTATGGAAAATGATACACTTCAGAAGATAACAATAAACAATGTAAACTCACAAATTAGTTTAAAAGCCGAAAAGTTTATCATTGCAACAGGTGGGATTTTAGGGGGCGGTCTTGAAAAGACGGTATCTGGTATACAGGATACAGTATTAGGATTGCCAATAAATGAGTTAGGCCAATTTAAACAATGTCCTGACAATGTGTACCCTGTCGGTGCAAGCTGTGGAATACAAGTTACACAATATGGTATTACGGGAGGCGTGTTTTCTATACTATCAAGCTATGAAAGCGTGGTTTCTATAGAACGGGCGAGGAAGGGGGAGTTGCAAAATGCTTAA
- a CDS encoding anaerobic glycerol-3-phosphate dehydrogenase subunit C produces the protein MLNQQFVESSFDQCVKCNACTVNCPVSNVTLDFGGPKHLGPELKRLINNQEYIDDKRIELCTLCGTCDLTCPENVHVSLLTAYAKAAHAEESGTKFRDVMLSNAELLGKVCSAFAPITNPTMKLKPARKAMEFVLGIHADRQFPDYQFNNFNRRYKKKTATTKRKVAYFVGCYATYNAPDVAQDFIKVMKYNGIDVVKPKQKCCGVPMFANGQMKQGLKNASYNIDSLLSYVKEGYDVVVTCTSCTLALKKEYVSFLGTDKAKELASHVYDANEYLRMLHELGELNTQLAPSEQKVGYFSPCHMKAQGIGNPAMDMLELIPGYQIQDVAAGCCGQCGTFGFKKEKYDVSMQMGEKMADAIAVTDGEYTVTECGMCKNQLDQLTNKPVKHPIQVLAKAYDEALV, from the coding sequence ATGCTTAATCAACAATTTGTCGAATCCTCGTTTGATCAATGTGTTAAGTGTAATGCTTGTACTGTTAACTGTCCCGTTTCTAATGTGACGTTAGATTTTGGTGGACCAAAGCATTTAGGTCCGGAATTGAAACGTCTAATTAACAATCAAGAGTATATTGATGATAAACGCATCGAACTTTGTACGTTATGTGGAACATGTGATTTAACCTGTCCTGAAAATGTCCATGTATCGCTGTTAACTGCGTATGCAAAAGCTGCGCATGCAGAAGAATCAGGAACTAAATTTAGAGATGTTATGCTGAGCAATGCTGAGTTATTAGGAAAAGTATGTTCAGCTTTTGCTCCAATTACAAATCCTACAATGAAACTTAAGCCTGCTAGAAAAGCAATGGAGTTTGTGCTAGGGATACATGCTGATAGACAATTTCCAGACTATCAATTTAATAATTTTAATCGAAGATATAAAAAGAAAACAGCTACAACGAAAAGAAAAGTAGCATATTTTGTCGGCTGTTATGCGACATATAATGCGCCAGATGTAGCACAGGATTTCATTAAGGTTATGAAATATAATGGAATAGATGTTGTAAAGCCAAAGCAAAAATGCTGCGGAGTACCAATGTTCGCAAATGGTCAAATGAAGCAAGGCTTAAAAAATGCGTCATACAATATTGATAGTCTTCTTTCATATGTCAAAGAAGGCTATGATGTAGTTGTTACATGCACAAGCTGTACGCTTGCTTTGAAAAAGGAATATGTCTCCTTCTTGGGAACCGATAAAGCGAAAGAACTGGCTAGTCACGTATATGATGCGAATGAGTATTTGCGCATGCTACATGAACTAGGAGAATTAAATACTCAATTAGCTCCTAGTGAGCAAAAAGTAGGTTATTTTTCACCTTGTCACATGAAGGCGCAAGGAATTGGTAATCCAGCTATGGATATGTTAGAACTGATTCCAGGGTATCAAATACAAGATGTTGCCGCAGGTTGCTGTGGTCAATGTGGTACGTTTGGGTTTAAAAAAGAAAAATATGATGTGTCTATGCAAATGGGTGAGAAAATGGCTGATGCAATTGCTGTGACGGATGGAGAATACACTGTAACAGAGTGTGGTATGTGCAAAAATCAGCTTGATCAATTAACAAATAAACCTGTAAAGCACCCCATACAGGTTTTAGCAAAAGCCTATGATGAGGCCTTAGTATAA
- a CDS encoding APC family permease, translating into MSKYNRNSITLFGAVGLGTGVMISAGIFALLGQVAELAGYWFPVIFIIGGIVTAFSSYSYIKMSQEFPSAGGIGMFLVKAYGKSTVTASAAIFMAASMILNQSLVARTFGTYTLQLFNTEQGDYLVPILGVGLLIFAFIVNVSGNTFIQSFTSIISLLKVAGLVIFAFIALWITGFELELAPSSNASNLSISSYIAAVALTILSFKGFTTITNSGAEIVKPTKNIGRAIIISIMISLFVYILLAWAVSSNLSISQIIQAKDYALAEAARPVLGQYGVWFTAILAIIATISGIIASIFAVSRMLAMLTEMELIPHKHFGMPGHVQTHTLIYTTVVAIILTILFDLTRIASMGAILYLVMDIIIHWGVLKHLRKKVDANPIIILLAIMFDSIVLLAFIWVKVKTDVLIVFVSTGAILFIFLLEHLFLKNISKSN; encoded by the coding sequence ATGAGTAAATATAATCGGAATAGTATTACACTGTTCGGTGCTGTCGGTTTGGGAACCGGGGTTATGATTAGCGCTGGTATTTTTGCATTGCTTGGTCAAGTTGCTGAATTGGCAGGATACTGGTTTCCCGTCATATTCATTATAGGTGGAATAGTTACCGCATTTAGCTCGTACTCTTACATTAAAATGAGTCAAGAGTTTCCTTCTGCAGGTGGCATTGGTATGTTTTTAGTTAAGGCTTATGGGAAAAGTACGGTAACAGCAAGTGCCGCAATATTTATGGCTGCTTCCATGATTCTAAATCAAAGCTTAGTAGCACGTACCTTTGGAACATATACGTTACAGCTGTTTAATACTGAACAAGGAGATTATCTAGTTCCAATATTAGGAGTTGGGCTACTTATTTTTGCTTTTATAGTAAATGTTTCTGGTAATACATTTATTCAATCGTTTACATCAATCATCTCATTATTAAAAGTTGCAGGTTTAGTCATTTTTGCGTTCATTGCCTTATGGATAACAGGTTTTGAGCTCGAACTAGCACCAAGTAGCAATGCCTCTAATTTAAGTATCAGTAGTTATATTGCAGCAGTTGCTTTAACTATACTTTCTTTTAAAGGCTTCACTACTATAACAAATAGTGGTGCTGAGATTGTAAAACCTACCAAGAATATCGGAAGAGCAATTATTATATCAATTATGATTAGTTTATTCGTATATATTTTGTTAGCATGGGCGGTTTCTAGTAATTTATCAATATCACAAATTATTCAAGCCAAAGATTATGCTTTAGCCGAAGCAGCTAGACCCGTTCTTGGGCAATATGGGGTTTGGTTTACGGCGATTCTCGCCATTATTGCAACTATTTCAGGGATTATTGCTAGTATCTTTGCAGTATCACGTATGCTTGCGATGTTAACAGAAATGGAGCTTATTCCACATAAGCATTTTGGTATGCCAGGGCATGTGCAAACGCACACTCTTATTTATACTACTGTGGTTGCCATAATACTCACTATTCTATTTGATTTAACTAGAATAGCTTCAATGGGAGCCATTCTATATTTGGTGATGGATATTATTATTCATTGGGGAGTACTTAAACATTTACGAAAAAAAGTGGATGCCAATCCTATTATTATCTTACTAGCAATAATGTTCGACAGCATCGTACTTCTTGCTTTTATCTGGGTGAAAGTAAAAACTGATGTTTTGATTGTTTTTGTATCAACAGGAGCTATATTGTTTATTTTTCTACTTGAGCATTTATTTTTAAAAAATATATCAAAATCAAATTAA